In one window of Paraflavitalea soli DNA:
- a CDS encoding DUF4199 family protein, whose protein sequence is MEKKTTSAVTVGFLTGLVLVVLALVVYFTKLYLEKWGQYLGLGIFMAAIIWAVINHGKETNHSAGFGTLFGFGFKTVAVVICIMVIYTALSGYLFPDVKEAIIENSRAEALKQPNVSEADVEQGLQMFAKNYTMFIIMIILFWYLVLGVIASLIGAAVTKKIPQSPFENSFKP, encoded by the coding sequence ATGGAAAAGAAGACCACTTCCGCTGTCACAGTTGGCTTTCTCACAGGACTGGTACTCGTTGTACTGGCCCTCGTAGTGTATTTTACCAAACTTTACCTGGAAAAGTGGGGACAATACCTTGGCTTGGGTATTTTCATGGCAGCCATCATATGGGCAGTGATCAATCATGGTAAAGAAACAAACCATTCGGCCGGATTCGGCACCTTGTTTGGATTCGGCTTTAAGACAGTAGCCGTAGTGATCTGCATCATGGTCATTTATACAGCGCTTTCAGGTTACCTCTTTCCGGATGTAAAAGAGGCCATCATAGAAAACAGCCGGGCCGAGGCACTGAAACAGCCCAATGTTTCGGAAGCCGATGTAGAACAGGGTTTGCAGATGTTTGCGAAGAACTATACTATGTTCATTATTATGATCATTCTCTTTTGGTACCTTGTTCTTGGTGTGATCGCCTCCTTAATTGGCGCTGCTGTGACCAAAAAGATCCCTCAATCGCCATTCGAAAATTCCTTTAAACCATAA